From Oreochromis niloticus isolate F11D_XX linkage group LG14, O_niloticus_UMD_NMBU, whole genome shotgun sequence, one genomic window encodes:
- the plch1 gene encoding 1-phosphatidylinositol 4,5-bisphosphate phosphodiesterase eta-1 isoform X3, whose translation MSSWVVNRKGEPQYRRHFLADNSIFHVERCMSVMQSGTQMVKLKAGSKGLVRLFYLDEHRSCIRWKPSRKSEKAKITIDSLYKVTEGGQSDIFHRHADGTFDPACCFTVYHGNHMESLDLVTSNAEEARTWITGLRYLMAGISDEDSLAKRQRTHDQWMKQTFEEADKNGDGLLNIDEIYQLLHKLNVNLPRRKVKQMFQEADTDDHQGTLTYEEFSVFYKMMSLRRDLYLLMMAYSDRKDHLTAEELANFLHNEQKMTNVTPEYVAEIIDKFEVSEENKQQCVMGIEGFTNFMRCPTCDIFNPLHHEVNQDMDQPLCNYFIASSHNTYLTGDQLLSHSKTDMYAWVLQSGCRCVEVDCWDGPEGEPMVQHGYTLTSKIPFKSVIETINKYAFINNQYPVILSIENHCSIQQQKKIAQYLREIFADKLDIGDVLSGNCKTLPSPHSLQGKILIKGKRLPAYLSADAEEGEVSDDDSADEIEDDFKLKSSNGNGHHQVESHIRKKLDSLLKESRIGDKEDTDSFSIRALLRATHQGLQKNLRQSSRGVLKKSQSRSFITTLKQKRHSKSRLTCQSMDKEEDGQERSGREAGGQFNRCGRKRKTMKLSRDLSNLVVFTNSVASQECLNEGTAGDVLSFSETRAQSLVNHRTEEFLAFNQRQLSRIYPSAYRIDSSNFNPQFYWNVGCQLVALNYQTEGRMMQLNRAKFMVNGGIGYVLKPPPMCKGTFNPFSDDPLPAYPKKQLILKIISGQQLPKPPDSMLGDRGEIIDPFVEVEIIGLPVDCCKEQTRVVDDNGFNPVWEETLTFTLHMAEVALVRFLVWDHDPIGRDFIGQRTVAFTSLMPGYRHVYLEGLTEASIFVHMSVHDVYGKWSPLVLNPSFTIMHFLGSNKSNQLRGIRGFFNRSSKSSVDTNSSGPRKRSISDHLLRRTASAPAKGRKKTKMMLSESVASISDQKNGTGAAAAGGEGVSGKEGGMEKRLQPRAPLIHRPISMPLDRLLQGQLSICSPDKEQHDMGADTVIGSCLFDRPRSSSVDLLIESSLATESNAPSPSKTYRNKEFHQSETSYLVVGVGEVRKEEDYANYQPEDNKSKIISTGTEKNSLVLPAMNSQMQLDKPETSSSSTTFTAAPSVSSSSSSVPSSVAPLSPVNRYCDLKSPSSMHDSTISRIIDAVSLGNEEDTCGSVSALIGQFESTVDQNSFTSCDMIPSHHSNLRPTTPKTLEEFRSPLKTSADSPYKKNPTSPQKAVHKANNVNWEICSPHKTTQPAPALISSPETTELEEVYTILDEEVLSPVSVYNLKKQTVHVQADTLKSTPSSSLGSSPAKVVQGLGKSHNIGWDCVERKRDEEIEERVYEEVTDPPGPMSETEQNTSKRYIGSSVNGHSFHIAHDSSGKVFTEVELNVDEDPLETMLTSPRHYEFGLMSPIKRQAIYENHESTPSCFLQKQPSSYYDSQQQYSSRSSHVAFSQHHSPMNQPSYQQFSHDEHHDNSQASLHYRLFNSRPSNPSPVRQNSYPIPQRNSEALNHTRDFSTSYQQRSYSGNRILNMSHQDRLGYEQLEREQAGCYQNGICSSESLHDQSATSVNSCRDRGLYSPSSDCEAVYSHLDYDCIMSSPAPQNSQLHNQSQTQSFDQQQSWNQKVSQINYRHQPQAETRTTRQSSLKPLSPLSQSDTIDSTAPSPCKSKSLGDLTSEDISCNFQSKYHIISRSFITPHMRKQKKSGTIEGVTFQSQSCDPLTEQLRKLVSLEGDDSDIDRPQSPQLQAKSPLSQPQAPSLAPVVSRDTDDSPPPLTRRLSSRSQSRVRHINSRARERQQEALKPRSGVVINSTAGIGGVVLRNKPASQNPPTNRHSTGSYIAGYLGQLEDRGLPEGACTSLRYGNGDHYGDRYYTDDSLPPANTSHSVSEPEVYFLLRL comes from the exons TGGAGCGATGCATGAGTGTTATGCAGTCAGGGACACAGATGGTAAAGCTGAAGGCTGGATCCAAAGGGTTGGTAAGGCTCTTCTACCTGGATGAACATCGTTCCTGCATCCGCTGGAAGCCCTCACGCAAGAGTGAGAAGGCCAAGA TCACCATTGATTCACTGTATAAGGTGACAGAGGGCGGTCAGTCGGACATCTTCCATCGGCATGCGGATGGCACCTTCGACCCTGCCTGCTGTTTCACAGTTTATCATGGAAACCACATGGAGTCCCTTGACCTGGTGACATCAAATGCAGAGGAAGCCAGAACCTGGATAACTGGTCTTCGCTACCTAATGGCCGGAATTAGTGATGAGGACTCTTTGGCCAAGCGCCAGCGTACACACGACCA atgGATGAAGCAGACGTTTGAAGAGGCCGATAAGAACGGAGATGGCCTACTAAACATTGACGAAATCTACCAACTTCTTCATAAGCTGAATGTCAATCTGCCACGCAGGAAGGTCAAGCAAATGTTTCAG GAAGCAGACACAGATGATCATCAGGGCACCCTCACATACGAGGAGTTCTCTGTCTTCTACAAGATGATGTCTCTTAGACGGGACCTGTATCTGCTGATGATGGCATACAGCGATAGGAAGGACCACCTGACAGCAGAAGAACTGGCCAACTTCCTGCACAACGAGCAAAAG ATGACCAATGTGACTCCAGAGTATGTTGCAGAAATCATTGACAAGTTTGAAgtgtcagaagaaaataaacaacaatGTGTTATGGGGATTGAAG GTTTTACAAATTTCATGCGCTGTCCAACGTGTGACATTTTCAACCCACTGCACCACGAGGTAAATCAAGACATGGACCAGCCTCTGTGTAACTACTTCATCGCCTCCTCTCACAACACCTACTTGACCGGAGATCAGCTCCTCTCCCACTCCAAGACTGACATGTATGCCTGGGTGCTGCAGTCTGGTTGCCgctgtgtggaag TGGACTGTTGGGATGGTCCCGAAGGAGAGCCGATGGTCCAGCATGGCTACACTCTGACCTCAAAGATCCCATTCAAGTCTGTCATAGAGACCATCAATAAATACGCCTTCATAAATAACCA gtaTCCAGTGATTCTCTCCATAGAGAACCACTGTAGCatccagcagcaaaagaagattgcACAGTACCTGCGAGAAATCTTTGCAGACAAACTGGACATAGGAGATGTACTGAGTGGAAACTGCAAAACATTACCCAGTCCTCACAGCCTGCAAGGCAAGATACTCATCAAA GGAAAACGCCTGCCTGCATATCTGTCTGCAGATGCTGAAGAAGGGGAGGTGTCCGATGATGACAGCGCTGATGAAATTGAGGACGACTTCAAGCTCAAGAGCAGTAAT GGCAATGGTCATCACCAGGTGGAGTCTCACATCAGAAAGAAACTGGACTCTCTTTTAAAGGAGTCTCGGATCGGAGACAAGGAAGAcactgacagcttcagcatcaGAGCTTTGCTCCGAGCCACACACCAGGGTCTTCAGAAGAATCTGCGGCAG agCTCCAGAGGGGTTCTGAAGAAATCCCAAAGCAGATCGTTCATCACGACACTCAAACAGAAG AGGCACTCCAAATCCAGGCTGACATGCCAAAGCATGGACAAGGAAGAAGATGGTCAGGAGAGGTCTGGGAGGGAGGCTGGAGGACAGTTCAACAG GTGTGGAAGAAAGAGGAAGACGATGAAACTGAGCAGAGATCTGTCAAATCTCGTGGTGTTCACCAACTCTGTTGCCTCACAGGAGTGTCTTAATGAAG GCACTGCAGGTGACGTTCTGTCTTTCAGTGAGACCAGAGCACAGTCTCTGGTGAATCACAGAACAGAAGAGTTCCTGGCTTTTAACCAGAGGCAGCTGTCTCGAATTTATCCCTCGGCATATCGCATCGACTCTTCCAATTTCAACCCTCAGTTCTACTGGAACGTGGGTTGTCAGTTGG ttGCACTCAACTATCAGACAGAGGGGAGGATGATGCAGCTGAACAGAGCCAAGTTTATGGTGAATGGAGGTATTGGATATGTCCTCAAGCCTCCTCCAATGTGTAAAG GCACCTTCAACCCATTCAGTGATGATCCCCTTCCAGCTTATCCCAAGAAACAGCTCATTCTCAAGATCATTAGTGGACAGCAGTTGCCCAAACCGCCAGATTCCATGCTGGGGGACCGTGGAGAG ATTATTGATCCTTTTGTTGAAGTGGAAATAATCGGTTTGCCAGTTGACTGCTGCAAGGAACAGACCCGAGTTGTTGATGACAATG GTTTTAACCCAGTATGGGAGGAGACTCTGACCTTTACACTTCATATGGCTGAGGTGGCATTGGTGCGTTTCCTTGTCTGGGACCATGACCCGATTGGAAGGGACTTTATTGGTCAACGGACTGTTGCTTTCACCAGCCTGATGCCTG GTTACAGACATGTTTACTTGGAAGGGCTAACTGAAGCTTCCATTTTTGTGCACATGTCAGTGCATGATGTCTATGGGAAG tggagccctctagtgctGAACCCCAGCTTTACCATAATGCACTTTCTAGGATCTAATAAG AGTAATCAGCTACGAGGTATCCGAGGTTTCTTTAACCGTTCTTCCAAGTCCTCCGTTGATACAAATTCCAGTGGTCCTCGAAAACGCTCCATCAGTGATCACCTCCTGCGACGCACTGCAAGTGCCCCGGCAAAGGGACGAAAGAAGACAAAGATGATGCTGTCAGAGTCAGTGGCTTCAATATCAGACCAAAAGAATGGCACAggtgcagctgctgcaggaggAGAGGGTGTGTCTGGGAAGGAAGGAGGGATGGAGAAACGTCTCCAGCCCCGAGCCCCACTTATTCACAGGCCGATCTCCATGCCCTTAGACAGACTTCTGCAAGGGCAGCTTTCCATCTGCTCCCCAGACAAAGAACAGCATGACATGGGTGCAGACACTGTTATTG GATCCTGCCTTTTTGACAGGCCCAGGTCTTCCTCTGTTGACCTACTCATCGAATCATCACTTGCCACAGAATCAAACGCCCCTTCTCCCTCTAAGACATACAGAAACAAAGAATTTCACCAGTCAGAGACTTCTTATCTGGTTGTTGGTGTTGGAGAAGTGAGGAAGGAAGAAGACTATGCGAATTACCAGCCAGAAGACAACAAGTCCAAGATCATCTCCACAGGAACAGAGAAAAACTCTCTTGTATTGCCTGCAATGAATAGCCAGATGCAACTGGATAAACCAGAAACATCATCAAGTAGCACAACATTCACAGCTGCACCTTCAGtgtcttcatcctcctcctctgtccccTCATCTGTGGCCCCTCTTTCCCCTGTCAACAGGTACTGTGATTTAAAGAGCCCCAGCTCTATGCATGACAGCACAATTTCCAGAATTATTGATGCTGTATCCTTAGGCAATGAGGAAGACACATGTGGCTCTGTTTCAGCTCTTATTGGTCAGTTTGAAAGCACTGTTGACCAAAACAGTTTCACATCTTGTGATATGATCCCGTCCCATCACTCAAACTTGAGGCCTACTACCCCTAAAACACTGGAAGAGTTCAGATCTCCTCTGAAAACCAGTGCAGATTCCCCCTACAAGAAAAATCCCACAAGTCCCCAGAAGGCAGTTCATAAAGCGAATAATGTAAATTGGGAAATCTGTTCACCTCACAAAACTACCCAACCTGCACCAGCCCTCATCTCCAGCCCAGAAACCACTGAGCTCGAGGAGGTCTATACCATTCTAGATGAGGAGGTTTTGTCGCCAGTATCAGTGTACAACCTGAAGAAACAGACAGTCCATGTTCAGGCAGACACTTTAAAGAGCACACCCTCAAGCAGTTTGGGGTCATCTCCAGCAAAGGTGGTTCAAGGACTGGGGAAAAGTCATAATATAGGCTGGGATTGtgtggaaagaaaaagagatgaGGAGATAGAGGAGAGGGTGTATGAAGAGGTGACTGATCCCCCAGGACCAATGAgtgaaacagaacaaaatacTTCTAAAAGGTACATAGGCTCTTCTGTAAACGGTCACAGTTTTCACATTGCCCACGATTCATCTGGAAAGGTTTTTACAGAAGTGGAGTTAAATGTTGATGAGGATCCACTGGAGACAATGCTGACTTCCCCAAGACATTATGAGTTTGGGCTTATGAGTCCTATCAAACGCCAGGCTATTTATGAAAACCATGAGTCCACTCCTAGCTGCTTCCTACAAAAACAGCCTTCTTCATATTATGATTCCCAACAGCAGTACTCATCACGTTCCTCTCACGTTGCATTTTCACAGCATCATTCCCCCATGAATCAACCTTCTTATCAGCAGTTCAGTCACGATGAACACCATGACAACTCCCAGGCTTCCCTCCACTATAGACTTTTTAACTCTAGACCCTCTAATCCCAGTCCAGTGCGTCAAAACAGCTACCCCATACCTCAGAGAAATTCCGAGGCCCTTAACCACACCAGAGACTTCAGCACTTCCTACCAGCAGAGGAGCTACAGTGGGAATCGTATCCTAAACATGTCTCATCAAGACAGGCTGGGGTATGAACAGCTGGAGAGGGAGCAAGCAGGATGTTACCAAAATGGTATTTGCTCTTCGGAAAGCCTCCATGATCAATCTGCTACATCTGTAAACAGCTGTAGAGACAGAGGCCTTTATTCCCCCTCTTCAGACTGTGAAGCAGTATACAGCCATCTGGACTATGACTGCATTATGTCCTCTCCAGCTCCACAGAACAGCCAGCTACACAACCAAAGTCAAACACAATCATTTGACCAACAGCAGTCATGGAACCAAAAGGTTTCTCAGATTAATTATAGGCACCAGCCACAGGCTGAAACCAGAACTACACGACAGTCTAGTTTAAAGCCGTTATCACCTCTTTCTCAGTCTGATACTATAGACTCCACAGCCCCCAGCCCATGCAAATCCAAATCCCTGGGAGACTTAACCTCTGAAGACATATCATGCAACTTTCAGAGCAAATACCACATTATTAGTCGCAGTTTCATCACGCCCCATATGAGGAAGCAAAAGAAGTCGGGCACCATAGAGGGAGTAACTTTCCAGTCACAGTCTTGTGATCCTCTTACCGAACAGCTACGTAAGCTGGTCAGTTTGGAGGGGGATGACAGTGACATTGATAGGCCCCAGTCTCCTCAGTTGCAAGCAAAATCCCCACTGTCACAGCCACAGGCACCAAGTTTAGCTCCTGTTGTGTCCAGGGATACAGATGATTCCCCTCCACCCCTAACACGTCGCCTATCCTCCCGTAGTCAAAGCCGTGTACGTCACATCAATAGCCGGGCTCGGGAAAGACAGCAAGAAGCTCTAAAACCTCGCTCAGGGGTGGTCATCAATAGCACTGCCGGCATTGGTGGGGTAGTATTAAGGAATAAACCAGCCTCACAGAATCCTCCAACGAACAGACACTCTACTGGTTCTTACATAGCAGGTTATCTTGGTCAGCTGGAGGACAGGGGACTTCCCGAAGGAGCTTGCACATCATTACGTTACGGAAATGGTGACCATTATGGAGATCGATACTATACTGAtgactctcttccacctgcaaaCACAAGCCACTCAGTGTCTGAGCCCGAGGTCTACTTTCTGCTCAGACTCTAA